The proteins below are encoded in one region of Oenanthe melanoleuca isolate GR-GAL-2019-014 chromosome 4A, OMel1.0, whole genome shotgun sequence:
- the LOC130253302 gene encoding nyctalopin-like gives MFFLVIFIFTCAAKAGLSLNVSNSCPSMCKCTPEETILCQRAGLETLPGEIAASTISLNLSNNYLRTLNTNAFRNLTFLHSLWLDGNNLTFLTPGTFQALIRLQELHLSRNSRLTYLHANTFRGLLNLISLDLSHCNIFEIHPLLFSHLASLERLDLASNNMRYVPQAFRNLSSLSRLSLEGNHIEAIGRDSLKDLGTLHDLNLRKNRIWIIQNGAFTKLLRLGTLNLGHNFITDLPNQLFEGLIQLKTMHLEANRISAVHCTFRQLLNLRNLYLNNNQISSISDSAFLHLTKLHFLHLSRNNLSSLPARLFAGLARLQRVLLWHNPWSCDCSTLWLRRWASPRAAIEGLGCPFPRPPSPTAAGEPQPAALGRCTAPLQPGSEDKCRVADTSVAPRPPGLPGLLVLLALACHSWYHDRGWGTI, from the coding sequence ATGTTCTTTCTcgttatatttatatttacttgTGCAGCAAAGGCTGGGCTGAGTCTGAATGTCTCCAATTCATGCCCAAGCATGTGCAAATGTACACCTGAAGAGACCATACTCTGCCAGAGAGCTGGACTGGAAACCCTGCCTGGAGAAATAGCAGCATCCACCATCTCTCTAAACCTCTCCAACAATTATTTGCGGACTCTCAACACCAACGCCTTCAGAAATCTGACTTTCCTTCACAGCCTCTGGCTAGATGGGAACAATCTGACTTTCCTGACCCCAGGAACTTTCCAAGCTCTCATCAGGCTGCAAGAGCTGCACCTCAGCAGGAACTCACGCCTCACCTACCTGCACGCAAACACCTTCAGAGGACTATTAAACCTCATCAGCCTGGATTTGTCCCACTGCAATATCTTCGAAATCCACCCACTTCTATTTTCACACTTGGCTTCTTTAGAAAGGCTTGATTTAGCCTCCAATAACATGAGGTATGTCCCACAAGCCTTTAGGAACCTCTCCAGCCTCTCGAGGCTGTCCCTGGAGGGCAACCACATAGAAGCCATCGGCAGAGATTCCCTGAAGGACCTGGGGACCCTGCACGATCTGAATCTCAGGAAGAATCGGATATGGATCATTCAAAATGGAGCCTTCACAAAGCTTCTCAGGTTGGGCACGTTAAATTTAGGACATAACTTCATCACTGATTTGCCTAATCAGCTTTTTGAAGGATTGATCCAGCTCAAGACCATGCACCTCGAAGCCAACAGAATCTCTGCTGTCCACTGCACCTTCAGACAGCTGCTCAACTTGAGAAACCTGTACTTGAACAACAACCAGATCTCCTCGATCTCAGACTCCGCTTTCTTACACCTGACCAAGCTGCACTTCCTGCACCTGAGCAGGAACAACCTCAGCTCCCTGCCCGCGCGGCTGTTCGCGggcctggccaggctgcagcgcgtgctgctgtggcacaacccctggagctgtgactgcagcacGCTCTGGCTGCGGCGCTGGGCCTCGCCCAGGGCGGCCATcgaggggctgggctgcccctTCCCGcgtccccccagccccacagcagccgGGGAGCCCCAGCCCGCGGCCCTGGGGCGCTGCACGGCGCCGCTGCAGCCGGGCAGCGAGGACAAGTGCAGGGTGGCTGACACCAGCGTGGCCCCCCGGCCCCCCGGCCTGCCCGGCCTGCTCGTGCTGCTGGCACTTGCCTGCCACAGCTGGTACCATGACAGGGGATGGGGCACCATTTAG
- the AGTR2 gene encoding type-2 angiotensin II receptor — protein sequence MQSNYSLVVTTRESLQVLSTALTNSSAVSHPSPPCPLTSSDYQFSLIPALFSAVFVLGLVGNSVVVVVLCRHTGPKTVANIYIFNLAVADLLCLATLPFWATYYAQGYNWLFGSLMCKISSSVLCLNMFASIFFITCMSVDRYHAIVHPIHSQRRTPKQAYFVALVVWGLACLSSLPTFYFRDTHYVESLEVNACIMAFPYENYAKWSVATAFLKNTLGFFIPLAVITTCYIWIRRHLLKARQFGKSSQKRDKVLKLVAAVVVAFLISWLPFHVLTFLNALAHMDIIDSCEVMGLIDTALPFGICMAFANSCTNPLLYCFIGNQFQEKLHRLFKSRVHQLNSHRESSSRKGSCLRDAETPLGKEGQPESFL from the coding sequence ATGCAGAGCAACTACTCCCTGGTTGTCACCACCAGGGAAAGTCTCCAAGTCCTGTCTACAGCCCTGACAAACTCATCAGCCGTGTCAcacccatcccctccctgtcccctcacctcTTCAGATTACCAGTTTTCACTCATTCCAGCCCTCTTCTCTGCAGTTTTTGTTCTTGGCTTGGTTGGCAACAGTGTGGTGGTCGTGGTGCTGTGTCGTCACACTGGCCCCAAGACAGTGGCTAATATCTACATTTTCAACCTGGCTGTGGCAGacctgctgtgcctggccaCCCTCCCCTTCTGGGCCACCTACTATGCTCAGGGATACAACTGGCTCTTCGGGTCTCTCATGTGCAAGATCTCCAGTTCTGTCCTGTGTCTCAACATGTTTGCAAGCATTTTCTTCATCACGTGCATGAGCGTGGACCGGTACCACGCCATCGTCCATCCCATCCACTCCCAGAGGAGAACTCCAAAACAAGCTTATTTTGTAGCACTGGTTGTGTGGGGGCTGGCCTGTTTGTCCTCCCTCCCaactttttatttcagagacaCTCACTACGTTGAAAGCCTGGAGGTCAATGCTTGCATTATGGCCTTTCCTTACGAGAACTACGCAAAGTGGTCCGTGGCCACCGCCTTCCTGAAAAACACCCTCGGCTTCTTCATCCCCTTGGCAGTGATCACCACCTGCTACATCTGGATCAGGAGGCACCTGCTGAAAGCACGGCAgtttgggaaaagcagccagaaGAGGGACAAAGTCCTAAAGCTGGTGGCTGCTGTTGTCGTGGCCTTCCTGATTTCCTGGCTGCCGTTCCACGTTTTGACGTTTCTGAACGCTTTGGCTCACATGGACATCATCGACAGCTGTGAGGTGATGGGGCTCATCGACACAGCGCTGCCTTTTGGCATCTGCATGGCCTTTGCCAACAGCTGCACCAACCCCCTGCTCTACTGCTTCATTGGCAACCAGTTCCAGGAGAAGCTGCACCGCCTGTTCAAGAGCAGAGTTCACCAGCTCAACAGCCACCGGGAGAGCTCCTCCAGGAAGGGCAGCTGCCTCAGGGATGCTGAAACCCCCTTGGGCAAAGAAGGGCAGCCTGAGTCTTTCCTCTAG